The Pseudophryne corroboree isolate aPseCor3 chromosome 10, aPseCor3.hap2, whole genome shotgun sequence DNA segment TCTGAGGCAAAGGATCCGACATCTCGGTATTCAATGAGTGGCCAAatctttttaaagtcggattgacattgtcggaaacggggataaaacctgtctgatttggctgcgattccgacaaaacacgtggatccacgtgttttccgacaagtcggaattgccgacttgtTGGAAATACAGCAGGggaattgaataggtcagaacagtttccggcctaaaaaagtcggaaactgccgtctttccgacaagacggcagttccgattACAATTGAGTACCCCCCCATAGAGAGCAGAGGTTAGAAAGGTGTTAGTTCTTTTTATTGTAGTATAACTGGAGCTGTCCCTTGTGCTGCAGTGTTGACTTTGTCAGATTATACAGCATGGCGCGAGGCCTGTGGATTGAAGGAGTCTCCCTTTACTGAAAGCTACAGGTGACAGTGCATTTGTTTTCACAGAGATGCCGTCGGTTTGAGTCTTGTTTTGGTGGTATAGACGGTATTGTATTGACACGTAGGTATATTCTAGATGAAATCTGTAGTATAATGATATATTGGACTAGTAGTGTTGCTTATAGAGAAAGCGTTATAGACTTGCGTGTTAATATGCAACAGCAGGCTATATGACAGGCcctgccaacctgtggctctccagctcttGTGAAACtaaagtcccagcatgccttgccacagttttgctattaggatgtgctaaaactatggcagggcatgctgggacttgtagagtCACAACAGCTGGAGCTGCTGGatggccaggcctgctatagggGAATGAGGGACGCCTTTGATCTATAGCAGTGACATGGAAGCTGCAGTGAAAATGACTATTGCCGCATCTTTGTGTCCTATGGCTACTCCTAATGAAGCAGTGGTGTAACCTAAATGTCCCACTGAGCCGGCTGTGACAAACGCGGAATGGAGTGGCGCTACCTACATTGGCAGACTGTGGCTATTTTCTAGCTGAGCCTTTTATTCCTCCGATTTGAGAATGGGCAGGATCCCTCATAGCTCATCATGTGGCAACAGCCTATCTATGACCGATAGGTCATATCACATGAGAAAACTACTGTACGTGTCCTCCTTGCCAGCAATTAGCATCCAGTAGATATTAATATAAATCTTATATCTCTTCCCGTAGACCTCTCTTACAACATTGAATATATGAAGTATACTGAATGTTAGAGAACGGTCTACACGGGTCAGATTATACGAGTATTTAGCTCTGCACAaattgctgtttcttcttttaacAGATAACATATATGACGGCCCTGCGTTTCTCAGTATAAACCTTTTTAAATCGGGTACTGTGTGTCTGGGGTGATGTAGTTAGGTTTTTTGACATTCAGAAAGGGTTACAAAGTTTCATAGTTGTAAGAACGTATCCCTATCTACTATAGTGTAAGGAAACTGTCCTTTTAAACTTTTACCTGGGTATTTTCTGCAGTAAGCGGATTACTTTGAAAGGCACCCCCATAATTATGGCTTTGAATGAAATACTTGTCTGTTTATTAAGATTATCTTAAAGAGCGTTACTCTGCACTCCCAATGAGCATTGAAACTACCCTTATGgtcattacacacacatacacacacatgaatATTGCTGTAATTCCAGTTGGTTTTAAAGCTTATACCTATTGCCATCCAGTGCGTTTGATATTCTACAGTTCAAAGATCAATAATGCTCAAAAACGTAAGCATATAAGTCTAAGGCAAATCCCTTGGTTGGATGGATCAATATGTTATATGCTGGTTAAAGAACTTCCATATCACATCCTCGGGTTCAAGCAAATCCTCTTGCAATTCCTGGCAAGAGCAAGCTTGAATTAATACTGGCTCACAAAGACCGTTTTCCTCTTCTGCAGAGAGATGGAAAAAAGAGTACTTGGAGAATAATACTGTTGTGGTACAGAGATCGGTTTGCATCGaaggacacttttttttttttcttaggctTCATAAATGAAATGTATTCCAGGAAAGATCCACCGAGTAGGCAACAAAGACACATGAAGTGGTGGAACAGGTCTAATAGAAGCTTCCCAAATGCGGCTGCATGTGGCTGTTGGGATGCCGTGGAACGTTAGGGTTTGGGTAGATGTTTGCATTTGGTGAACTCCAGTAGGGTGAGGTCGCTCCAAAGAAGCCAGATGTTACAGGCATCGACGAAGGGTGTGAGGGGACAAAATTAACCTTCTGTTGATGAGTGTGGTAGGATGGCATATATGAAAACTCCGATGGGTACTTGTACATGGAGGTCTCAGTGGGATGAGGCTGCAGAGCCTGAGCAATTCCATGAAAGTCAAATTTGTAGGCGTAGCGCTTCCCGTGGACTTTAGTCATAATATTTTTGTCATAGTAGTATCTCAGTGCCCGACTGAGCTTGTCATAGTTCATGTTGGGCTTGCTTTTCCGTTCACCCCATCTACGTGCCACCTCATCTGGATCTGTCATTTTGAACTCCCCGTTTGTGCCCTCCCAGGTGATACAGCTAGCATTGGCACTGTCCGACAGCAGCTCGAGAAGAAATTGCCACAACTGGATTTGACCACTTCCTGCAAGAGAGATACACATATATCAGTAACATATCATCTGGTCTAATTTTCTCATCGTTATTTAATAACCACTATTATAGTAATACTGCGGGAATACTACAACTATGTATGAGTACTGGTCATGGAAGCCTTATGAAGATCATTGATCCATTTATGTTCAGGAGTGTTGGTGTAACTCTTCAAAAGCCGTTAACTACCAAATTTGGGATTCTATACAGTATTTGTTTTATTCTAGGATGGCGTTAACTATAAAATACTGTAAGTTGGGTTTATTCTATGCAAAATAGCTACACATgggaattttttatatataataaataggATAATCATACTTACTGAAATAGAGGTGGACTGCCTATATCTGTGAAGAGCCTACCAATCTCACagacaggggcgctttaagagaggaggaggcctgggtgCAGCCTCTTCCgttctggccccctcctctctgccgacaGCGCTGAGAGtccgagcactagagcgctcagactctactgcgcaggcacagatctccaggaaaatggcggggcagccattttcccagtgatttttgtacgtccgtgaaaatggctgctgctgtccAACACACTGATGCCTACATGAGTAGCTGTGTGCCCAAGGATATGTGATTGATTTGTGCACAAGGAACTATGTTGATTCACTGGAGATGTTGGGGTTATTAAATATGCTAAAAAATAGTACagggcaggagctgcgctggctgggatctactcctgaagtacaaaagcatcgccgctgtgcaatgcttttgtacgtcTGCGACATGCGggatgggctagccctgtgctgggcatcccccccccccccccccccccatgtcagtgTGACTTGAATCACCCCCTTGGTACATCTGCAAGTGGAAACCCAGCTAAAACTTTACTTTGTATACTTAAGTACTTTGTGTTACTGGCAGCATGCTGGAGGAATAGTCCTACATAGATTTGAAAGCATGCACTGTCAGCTACCATTGCTAGCCTGATGAataggtttttttgttgttgttttttttgggggggagaggggggttaaATTTAGCTGAAATAACAGAGGCTGAAAGCTTCATCAAATTCAGGAGTAAATGTGTGTTTGCAGAAACCATTTTGTCCACTGGGGGGCAGTATACGCACTGTTTAATGGTGCTGACAAAGACTGGTAACAGTATGCAGTTACATGGTTGAGTATATATAAACCAGCActgattttattttgtatttttgttttctttctaaGTTATACAACAGCTAGATAATGTGGCATAGGTGCACATGTTATAGGCTGTGCTTTGAATTTAGTTTTGCAAACTGAGGCAAAGTTCTCATGGTAAAGGGGGAAAAAACTGCAATGGCTACAGAAAAAGCCTGCAAAGATGGGAAATAAGTCTGCTCTCTAGCCCATGAACCCACTAATGAGATGTAACCGACTGTTCGTTTAAAAATAAGCTGCACTGTACGACTTTTCTAATTGGCCCTGTAATGCAACACACGTCCTTTAATGGAGCACACATCCTTGGGCACAAATCGCCTGTAATTCATCACCCATCAGTGAGCACACAGCCACTCATGTGGCCATCTGTGTGCtggagaaacatagaatgtgacggcagacaagaaccacttggcccatctagtctgcccccccccccccttttttttttaccatatttttatctcgaaccttatttgatccttatttctttataaggatatccttatgtctatcccatgcatgtttacatcgctctactgtcttagcctctaccacctctgatgggaggctattccacttgtccactaccctttttgtgaagtaatttttcctcggaTCTCCCCTGAAACCCCCACCcctgtgcatgtcctcgtgtcctattgcttctcttcatttggaaaatgtttccctcctggactttgttaaaacctttgatatattttaaagtttctaccatgtcccccctttcccttctctgctccaaactatacatagagattttttttagtctttctgggtatgttttgtgatgtaggccatgcaccattttagttgccgttctttgtacagtctctaatgtattaatatccttttgaagatatggcctccagaattgaacacagtattcgagatgaggccgtaccaatgacctatacagtggcattattactactctctgctgctgattcctttccCAGTGCAGCCAAGTATCTGCctagccttcctcattgttttgttacattgcttacctgcctttaagtcacctgaaatagtgactcctagatccctttccttctcagtagtttccagtatagtgccattaatactatatttagactttggatttatgagacccaagtgcatggttTTGCATttcttggcattaaactgtaattgccacgctcttgaccattcctgtagtctacctagatcctcaatcatttgtttgactccATCTGGTGTGTCTACCGTGTTGCATACccgtgtgtcatctgcaaaaaggcatactttccctttaatgccatttgcaatgccaccaataaagatattaaaaagcactggtccaggtacagatccctggggtactccactggtaacatttcccttctatgaatgcactccatttaccacaactctctgttttctatcctgcaaccaagatcttaaccattcaataatcctagtatccaatcccaagattccaagtttatttagcagtgtgcgatgtggaacagtgtcaaaagccttactaaagtataGATGAGCTATATCcacagctccacctttatccatcactttagtctcacagtcaaaaaagtcaataaaatgtgTTTGATATGACCTACCCCcactgaatccatgctgtttgggatcctgtaaattgctggattggaGATAATCTATAACTCTTTCTTTTaaaagtgtttccatcaatttccctactgctGATGTAAGACTCGCTGGTCTGTAATGgtctgcctcttccttgcttccacttttgtgcagtgggactacgttcgctcttttccagtcctctggaattactcctgtagctaatgactggttgaataattctgtcaatggtgagaCCGGCACCTctttttaagttcttttagtatccttggatgtatcccatctagcccccctagatttgtccactttcagctttgagagttctgttaggaccttctcctctgtaaatgtacttgtttcattttcctgaatatccctgcaacttaactggccATTTCTTCCAGCACCCATCTTCCTTATTCTTCCCAGTGATTTCCCCATGGTGGACGAAGAGTGATGACATTATTACTGTTGCGTACACCCAGCCTGGCTTCAGGGAGATTACTAGACTTTccagggagttagggagatcacCTACTTTTGAGAGCATCTCCCCGACTTTCAAGGAGAATTGACAGGTATGGTATGTATGCAACTCGTTGTATACTGTGTTTGCAAgcctgtatatgtacagtatgtatgcatgcAGACAGGCCTGTGGAGGAAGGAATGAATGAATGTAAAGATTATAAAATGTCTTGCCGTGATACTCTACTATTATGTAAGCATCTTGTATTCATAAGATTGCTAGCCCTGCACTTGAATCGGTAAAGTGAATGATTCACAGAAACCGTTTATTAGTTGGTAAAGAAAAGCCAAGGAACTTGAACAAAGGTGCACGGGAACTCAACTGCCTAAAGCTACATTACATAAatctgtctctgtgcagaaagagaTCACATACAGGAAAATGTTAATTTCCTCACCTGGATTAGCCAACCTGCTGCTTGTAGGCCCCAATATTTGGTAAGGATCTGAAAAAGGAAAACAATATAAAATCTCTGTAGTCTCTGTCTAGGGCCTAGCGTTTTCCTGTTGTGCTCTAGATATTGGACAGAACTACGCTGTTTATACATTGAGTAGAATTTACAAACTTCACTTCCTAAAGAACCCTAAAAGAAGTTTTGAAAAGTTCTAAATATTAAAACAGTTCTTTAATCTTCATTAAGAATTTGGGTTGGTAAatttatattaaaaatatttttacttTGTAGACTTGTAAATGGTCTTGAGTATCACAATGGAAATGCTTACGTTTCATTTCTAATGTAAATGTAACAAACTATTCACAAAATAAGTTTTTACTTATTCTGCCTAATCTTAACAAAGTATCTTTTATGGTCTGGTTGGAAATAAATAGGCTAATTGTTTGAATTCTGGGTTAAAGGAAAAATCATTCAAATACATAAATATTCTTTGTGAATTCCACCGCATATAGCTCATTTACTAACACATGTAGGTGCAGTGTTTTCTCTGAACTACAGCAACCAGCCTGTACTTACTACAGTGTTACGAGTTGGACAACAAGCCAATGATAGCTTTTGATTAGGGCAATATTTGTAATTAATTCAGTGTTCGTAAATGAGAACTAGTAGGGATGGCCGTTTACCATCAATGGTTAGCAGCCGAAGATGGTTTGCCACTGATGGTCAGTGGGTTTTCCAGTAATGGCGGAGATCTGATGGTTATCCCTAAGCCCTAGTGGATCATATGGACAGTACTGGGAAAGTGGTCGATTGACACAGTTTGTGTCATTGGGTTGTAGATATGCCATGTTTCCCCACCACTATAACCTTGTCACATATGACtcctatgggatccggtctgaagatcgacagtgtctaggtcgacaatgtttaggtcgaccactataggtcgacggtcactaggtcgacatggatggaaggtcgacagggtttctaggtcgacatgtgctaggtcgacaggtctaaaggtcgacatgagtttttcacttttttggggggggggggattttttcatacttaacgatccacgtgcactacgattggaacggtaaagtgtgccaagcgaaggcaccatgcccgaagcatggcgagcgaagcggtgcactaatttgggatcccggtcactttacgaagaaaacgacaccaaaaaaaaaaaatcctcatgtcgacctttagacctgtcgacctagcacatgtctataaaacgaaccacacccgactCCTATCCCTCTCCTTGTCACGTgtgatccctccccccctccccccattatgTGTATCCCTCACCACCTCTGGCTCAATAAATGACCCCTCATATTGTCAGACTACTCCTCTTGTCTAAATTTACTCCTTTCCTTGTCATGTGACTTCCATTCTCTCCCCTTGTCAGAAGACTTCTTGTCCAAATATGACTTCCCATGGTCCCATCTCTTCCCTTGTAACTCAGAATGTATATATTTCTACTGCACGCTATATACTCCTGTAAATATCCTTTTATTTAGGACAAAACATGGAAAATATGCAGCCTTATAAGATGCAGTACTTGGAGCTGTGAGATGTTGGTACCTGGCTGTGGACGCTGTTCTGCATTCTTATTCACATTTTGGGTGCCTCCTACGGGGGGACCTGTAACATAACATGGAAATCTTATAATCTGCACACCTTGCAATAGAGAGGACATATTAATTGTCCACTTTCCTGACAAATTCTATCAAAATGTCTGTATTGTATTTTTCCTGCAGTTCTGTCTTTTAAATAGAACCAGCGGAATTCCATAAACAAGAACATCTGCCAGATGTACATCTGCAAATAAGCCATATGTTTCTAAATAGTGAACTCTATTCAAACTTAAAGATTCCGGCTGATGTCAAAACCATTTCTACAGCAATGTCATAAAGCAACCCAGCTTCCACAAATCATCTAATAACCTATCGTTGTACTGGAAGTTTGAGCTGATGTCTGCAAATTGTATTCACAACACTCTGTACCTCGTCAAGTctaaattgtgttttttttgttttttgtttttagatgGTTGTCTGCTACCTACAGGCTTATAGTAACTGTAATAGTTCTTGTTTTATGTAGAAGCAAGCCCTGATACGTATTCCCACACAGCTTCCTCTAGTGAGTGTGAGAACTGCACAATGGATGCTGGTCTTAGCCTTTCTGTCACAAAGTGGTAGGTTCTTCCCTGCTGCTTGCTCTCTCACCTATCCCACTGCTCTGGTCCTCAGCGATGTGGCGGTGCTTACACGCTGACCAGCCTCTCCGCCCTGGCCGCATAGATTCCTTCTCCTTGGCTGCCGGTAGGTGTCCCGGCGTCCACGAGTGGTGCTTCCCGCCGGCTGGTGGGTGACACCATATTGGGTTGTATCAGCTGACTGCTGCACCACTAATGGAATGTCTGGATTCAACCCTGAGCAGTCACAGCCAATCACATGGGAGCAGTGGTATAAAGGGAGCTTCTCTGTGCTGAGATGGTGCCAGTGCAATGTTGTTTTCATCCCTGCTGCATGCTCATTGAAACTATCAACACAGTGTCCATCTCGGCGCTCCTGGCTCCAGCTATTCCAGTTCAGTCCTGGTGTCCCTCTATCCAGCTATTCTGGTTAATCCTGGCTTCAGTGCTGTCCTGAACAAGTCCAGTTGCAGCACTCCCCAGTTCTAATCAGGTGCTCCGTGCCTACCAGTTCAACTCTGCTTCAGTGTCCAAGGCACCTAGGACTGCCACGTCTGTGGATCAGCTTCCTCCTAACAGATCTCGTTCTACACTGCTCCTAACCTACCCTGACTTATGAGGAAGAATTACATTAGACCTTCCAGTTTCTGTCCGATTCCCTCTGACTCTGTTCCAGCCAAGATTCCTAGTCCGGTTCCACAGACAAACACATCTGTGACATTTTCCATGTACAGCTGGTCATCAGAGGCCATATTATACATATGCTGGGTCCCAGTGCCCAACATGCTTGACGCTGTGTCTGTATAGTCTGCATATTTAGCACGTGGTAAAGCATTACGACAATACTACATAATTTGATTTTTATGCTACATTATCATTTATTCATTTGATTCACCATGGATAAAAATAAACCAGAGTGACGAGCCATTTGTATTTGTTGCCTGAATGTGATATGAGTAGATTCTTGGCTTACACCAATATGTAGCGATGAGACTCACTTCAGGCTGCCTTTCAACCGGCCGCACAccgatatattaatagcagaagtatgacttttatgagtgacctATTTCTATGATGCCGTTATCTTGGTCCGTAGATTTACAGCAAAATATAagtgttgtaattggttgcttcatttTCGGAGTTATattgcaaaacttcagcctgccatttacaatgcatcaccactgTGCTGTGGAACATGTGACGGTTGGTGAACTCTCCCCGTGCACCtgttgggtggtctggaaactgtgaccgttatttgcagccacccactaagcagggaattTTGAAATTTGActtctaagggggtgaaaaggggtaaaatgttccgcccacCAAACCTTTGCCCAGTTAAAACCGGGCACATCAGTTAGTTACTCTTAATATCAATAGTAATATTTTTTACGCAATGAAAGAGACTCCTATCTATAAGATATCAGTAGGCCTTTTTAATAAGCATTACAAGCTATAGACAACAAATATGACAACAAGCAAAAAGGAGCTGGGGGATGTAAGTGAGGGCTCGGATGGCTGCATGTGGCCCCAGAGCCAGTCGTCTTGCCTATTACTGCTCTACAACATATGGTGCCAATATCTCGGTCACTAGGGAGCAGACTAGATGGTGGGCCAAGCAGAACCATATTTCCTGGTGGGCAAGTTCCATCATTGAGAGATTGTAGCACCACCCTCACTGCCTGATCCTCACATACCTGGGGAATAGAATTGCACCAAAGAGAGAGAaccaactagctctgtgggtggagACAAAGTTAATCCTAAAAAGCAAAAACATGCGGATTGGGGTGCAATACACTTGTTCACTTATATCCTTGGACTCTCTGGAAACTGATAGAATCTTTGTCGCAGAATTTCCTTTTTGTATTAAGTTATCAGTTTCCTAATTCCAACTACAAATGTACAAAAATAGTCTCAAAACAGAATGTACTGTATTTGGGCCACTACTTCAGGACTATTTGTGCTTCTAAGAACTGCAGTTCTCCCTGTTCCCATTACACAACATATTAGGAGACCATAAGACACTATCTAAGTTAAAGGAATTTGGTCCTAAAACTTTAAACTCCAACTTGAAATTGGCAAGATGCAAAGTGGGAAGAAGAGTAGAAATGACAATAGTCCCGCGAGACTCAAGCCATCGTTCGTTTCGGTCCTATTAACGCGTGGAACCAAGTCCCGTATTTATCACCCAGGTGACAGTCCCACTGCAGCGACAGAGCGTTACAATTGCGCTGACGTGTGCAATTCAGCACTTGGCAAAATGTACTTACTTTTTGTGACTGATGAGTTCACATTATTTCCCCACCCAGATCTTCGGACAGCATCGTAGGAAGGATCTGCAGAAGGTGGAGAAGTCGTTATGGGACAGATTTTCTTGAGCGGACttaaaatacatttatgttacTGTGCAAATGTCTAGAAACTTTATTATAAATTCCTCAAACCCTCAGAAATGTATCGAAGCCGTGGGTCTGACATGAATTGAATAGTATCTCTCTCTGTAAACTTACATTGTGGTGACTGCGATTTACCGTTTCGGTTATATTTCTATATTTGAGCTGCACGTGGAGCGTCCATTTCTCCATCTGTATAATGTGGGGTGGCTGTAGTACCATTGTGTAATGCAGGATATAATAGCTGACCATCTCTCCATTTGCCCTGATGCcacatgtattgtattgtattgtattgtattgtacacacATGCAGTGTCCAATGGGAGAAACGTACAATGCAGACATACAGCTTTATTACCCAAGATATGTGGTCAATTTGCCGACGCAGGAattccgacacccggtgaaatgctGACGGTTGAAATCCTGACCGACgcccggaatccccacttgggtggtggtccacgccctaattagtgtggcgaccaaaggtcaccaccgagcccgatgcgtggcgagcggccACGTTGTGCTCGCCGccagtattccagctgtcgggaatCCGGCGTCTGTGTTCTAACAGCCGGGATATCGTACTGATCCCTTACCCAATCTGCTAATACCTGTCTCCCAGACATATCTGAATTATCCAATAGGCAACTTAGGCTCCTATCTAGGGCCCAGTTAGCACTGAGTAGCTTAGATTAGCCCTATACATTTTTTAAGGTGTTTCCTGACAAACTGAGGTGGGAAAGGAGCTAAAACCCACATGTTGCTTAGGGCCCCCGTGGGCTCCTAATCCAGCTCTGCTCGTAGTCCTCCTCTACATTACTGCTGTGGGTTTAGTCATGGCCTTTGCTCTCCCTGTACCAGCATGAATAAAAGGCTACCCATGACTGTAATTTGGATAACGCCGCCTTGCAGAATCTCCTTCATGTTGCTAGAACCCAACATATCTACTCCTCCTTAGTAGGAGACCTCGCTCGCACACCAATCCAATTGCATTTCATAAGCTTCTTGCAGTGAAAACTCGGACTGTTGCTTGCTACTAGCTTTGGATGTACTCGGGTCCTCTCGCAATAGGAACTTCTGAAAGAAGCCGCCTATTAGTGCAGGAACCTGGGGAGTGTCTACATGTTGAAAATCGACACCATCACCCTAATAAACATCTGCTTCACAGCCAGCAGTATGTGACTACCACAATATGTTATTATTTATCCAGGACCGAGGGAGTTAATGGTGACGGAAAGTTGCCAAAGTACACTGGAGATGCAATGCCAAAGACTCGGGACACCACCCACGTAAACAGAGTGTTTTAAGAAAAGCGTTTCAGCCTGACACAGCCAAGGGAGGCAGACAGATTCAGGGGCCACGGCAGTGTCTGCACACAGAAGTGCTCCCGCACTAGGGTCTCTAGAGAACAACACATTTTACAAAAAGAGAAATCTGCAAATCATATGTGCTGCCCTCTCAGCGTGTGAGGCTAGGCGTTCAGTATACACTTTTACTAGGGGTGTGCCGGCAATGGGGTCAcaggcagtgggggagattcacatgtttgaaaagtcagttgggggtctgttttttttcctatctaatagacacccaactgacttttcaaacatttgaattccaaccCAATCCATCCTACTGAGAGAGTCCTGATTTGGGTAAACTCGCCATATCTTTTCTAGCCTgggacaggttctgtggctgcctaAATTCAAGCCTGAATTTCatttggttttaatcagccacaaaacctgtgttttaatcataggtgtcccggattaaagggatattatggcaagcccagTTGCCACGGCATTGCCCCACTTATGCCTGGTGCCCCAGCTAAAAGACACATGTTGAGCAACACTGATG contains these protein-coding regions:
- the FLI1 gene encoding Friend leukemia integration 1 transcription factor isoform X1, which produces MHLKKLVEHRKEALSVVSGDQSLFDSAYGATSHLPKAEMTASGNPDYGQPHKINTLPPQQEWINQPMRVNIKREYEHMNGSRESPVDCSVNKCSKLIGSENNGMTYNSYMDEKNTPPPNMTTNERRVIVPADPTLWSQEHVRQWLEWAIKEYGLIEIESSLFQNMDGKDLCKMTKEDFLRSTSLYNTEVLLSHLSYLRESSSSLGYTAPSHTDQSSRVTPKEDPSYDAVRRSGWGNNVNSSVTKSPPVGGTQNVNKNAEQRPQPDPYQILGPTSSRLANPGSGQIQLWQFLLELLSDSANASCITWEGTNGEFKMTDPDEVARRWGERKSKPNMNYDKLSRALRYYYDKNIMTKVHGKRYAYKFDFHGIAQALQPHPTETSMYKYPSEFSYMPSYHTHQQKVNFVPSHPSSMPVTSGFFGATSPYWSSPNANIYPNPNVPRHPNSHMQPHLGSFY
- the FLI1 gene encoding Friend leukemia integration 1 transcription factor isoform X2 produces the protein MDGTIKEALSVVSGDQSLFDSAYGATSHLPKAEMTASGNPDYGQPHKINTLPPQQEWINQPMRVNIKREYEHMNGSRESPVDCSVNKCSKLIGSENNGMTYNSYMDEKNTPPPNMTTNERRVIVPADPTLWSQEHVRQWLEWAIKEYGLIEIESSLFQNMDGKDLCKMTKEDFLRSTSLYNTEVLLSHLSYLRESSSSLGYTAPSHTDQSSRVTPKEDPSYDAVRRSGWGNNVNSSVTKSPPVGGTQNVNKNAEQRPQPDPYQILGPTSSRLANPGSGQIQLWQFLLELLSDSANASCITWEGTNGEFKMTDPDEVARRWGERKSKPNMNYDKLSRALRYYYDKNIMTKVHGKRYAYKFDFHGIAQALQPHPTETSMYKYPSEFSYMPSYHTHQQKVNFVPSHPSSMPVTSGFFGATSPYWSSPNANIYPNPNVPRHPNSHMQPHLGSFY